From Nymphaea colorata isolate Beijing-Zhang1983 chromosome 6, ASM883128v2, whole genome shotgun sequence, a single genomic window includes:
- the LOC116256843 gene encoding profilin-like produces MSWDTYVEEHLMCDIDGHCLTAAAILGQDGSVWAQSANFPQFKTEQVTAIMRDFEEPGSLAPTGLFLGSAKYMVIQGEPGAVIRGKKGSGGITIKKTNQALIVGIYEEPMTPGQCNMVVERLGDYLYDQGL; encoded by the exons ATGTCGTGGGATACATACGTCGAGGAACATCTGATGTGCGACATCGACGGTCACTGTCTCACGGCGGCGGCCATCCTTGGCCAGGACGGCAGCGTCTGGGCTCAGAGCGCAAACTTTCCTCAG TTTAAGACAGAACAGGTAACTGCGATCATGCGTGATTTTGAGGAGCCTGGATCTCTTGCACCAACGGGGTTGTTCCTTGGTTCAGCAAAGTATATGGTCATTCAGGGTGAGCCTGGTGCTGTCATCCGAGGCAAGAAG GGTTCTGGTGGGATTACAATTAAGAAGACCAACCAAGCGTTAATCGTCGGAATCTATGAGGAGCCAATGACCCCAGGACAGTGCAACATGGTTGTTGAGAGGCTTGGTGATTACCTTTATGATCAAGGCCTCTAG
- the LOC116256117 gene encoding profilin — protein sequence MSWQAYVDEHLMCDIDGNHLTAAAIIGHDGSVWAQSDTFPQFKPEEIAGIMNDFAEPGSLAPTGLYLGSTKYMVIQGEPGAVIRGKKGSGGVTIKKTNLALVIGIYDEPLTPGQCNMIVERLGDYLIEQGL from the exons ATGTCGTGGCAAGCATACGTCGATGAGCACCTGATGTGCGACATCGACGGCAACCATCTTACCGCGGCTGCGATCATTGGCCACGACGGTAGCGTCTGGGCTCAGAGTGATACCTTCCcccag TTTAAGCCTGAAGAGATTGCTGGTATCATGAATGACTTTGCCGAGCCGGGGTCACTGGCACCGACCGGATTATACCTTGGATCGACCAAGTACATGGTGATCCAAGGTGAGCCTGGGGCTGTCATCAGAGGGAAGAAG GGTTCTGGAGGAGTTACTATAAAGAAAACGAACCTGGCTTTGGTCATCGGAATCTATGACGAGCCATTGACCCCTGGTCAGTGCAACATGATTGTTGAAAGGCTTGGAGATTACCTCATCGAGCAGGGGCTCTAG
- the LOC116255671 gene encoding uncharacterized protein LOC116255671, whose amino-acid sequence MENSRVSSSSDLSNKNHANPRCHLSPTSPYNATDHTGRTTDSGDSFGDKINESNQETMNHHFTKPMGSNYHASGKIFKPFTGHTVPAASKVASTKKEILGENGEILNSSESNAVDEGAISTTMYSSFIMMAEESLNESAKAAPHQSTASSSSVQGIPDACGLHYVKDCERITSSLPYDPVNNYLTPRPQYLRYRPNRRLEWVLSNKRRPDDEEQSVSDESNMDQIEKDRNFSEGENLCILSSEDESSENHEDCSGFNQENSDANPAKGTRESREDKDDDDDHCEEINGSSSSLLCRAIIFVFVLGGFSLCCMDWPPAPTSHTFPHKIIFQAKYVARSLKETPNSFQCKCLKVIENRNRENQNEILQVLAGYLCAVLYPHSAGHEAQSAQTYPISTVENRSCRENSSHISGLEDEVPLSMYHQNILEHIGNEESDDSSRMAVEREPVEQEPSLLVGTLENAGEENEMQETRRVNNGTGEAEHGLPKYSKPLEVLKDDNETEEIEYELRIFEVPEDLGDGELTGGPDYIVVMEPEVDQIVSEEEEYEINDTEDQLGIDTDKQLNDDESEIRGQRSWLRKNKATNNFVVGIFALTAVISTTFYIFHRRKNSRVGGAGEVGTPFLSCEKETTEMGSAHSPDGRIDGVNQPRAVRESQEAQTGHRLATHSPDGRINGVNKPRAVGGSQVAQTGHRLATSSVCCNEDAGANLAASSKGNHDVTSSLHPSMDAEAKPEVSSGRRYRKKNVTTYTNLEAVTPPSENSTAASFSYGSFYSQGKFKGSGDEGMVTPVRRSSRIRKQVYSPR is encoded by the exons ATGGAGAATTCTAGGGTCAGTTCTTCTTCCGATCTCTCCAACAAGAACCATGCGAATCCCAGATGCCACCTTTCTCCAACCTCCCCTTATAATGCTACAG ATCATACCGGCAGAACCACAGATTCCGGGGACTCATTCGGTGACAAGATTAACGAGAGCAACCAAGAGACTATGAACCACCATTTCACAAAGCCCATGGGTTCGAACTACCACGCTTCTGGAAAGATTTTTAAGCCTTTTACTGGGCACACTGTACCGGCGGCGTCAAAAGTGGCCTCAACGAAGAAGGAAATCCTTGGTGAAAACGGCGAAATCTTGAATTCTTCCGAGTCTAATGCTGTAGACGAGGGGGCAATCTCAACAACCATGTATTCAAGCTTTATCATGATGGCGGAAGAAAGCCTTAACGAGTCTGCGAAGGCTGCCCCTCACCAAAGCACAGCATCCTCTTCTAGTGTTCAAGGCATCCCTGATGCTTGTGGGCTCCATTACGTGAAGGATTGCGAACGAATCACATCTTCTCTTCCCTATGACCCTGTCAACAACTATTTAACGCCGAGGCCGCAATATCTTAGATACAGGCCTAATCGGCGGCTTGAATGGGTGCTGAGCAACAAAAGACGCCCGGATGATGAGGAACAATCTGTTTCCGATGAATCCAACATGGACCAGATAGAAAAAGATCGAAATTTCTCAGAGGGTGAGAACTTGTGCATTCTCTCTTCTGAGGATGAGAGCTCGGAGAACCACGAAGATTGTTCAGGGTTCAATCAAGAAAATAGTGACGCTAACCCAGCAAAGGGGACAAGAGAATCTCGGGAAGATAAAGACGACGACGACGACCATTGTGAGGAGATAAACGGCTCAAGTTCCAGTCTCCTGTGCCGCGCAATTATCTTCGTTTTTGTACTTGGAGGCTTCTCTTTATGCTGTATGGACTGGCCTCCTGCCCCTACTTCACATACATTTCCACACAAAATAATCTTTCAGGCGAAGTATGTAGCTAGAAGCTTGAAGGAAACGCCAAATTCTTTCCAGTGCAAATGTTTGAAGGTGATAGAGAACCGCAATAGGGAGAACCAAAATGAAATTCTCCAAGTTCTTGCTGGATATCTATGCGCTGTGCTATATCCACATAGTGCAGGCCATGAGGCTCAATCTGCACAAACGTACCCTATCTCCACTGTTGAGAATAGGAGCTGTCGTGAAAATTCTAGCCATATTTCTGGTCTAGAAGATGAAGTACCTCTGTCAATGTATCACCAAAATATTTTGGAACACATCGGCAATGAAGAAAGTGATGATAGTTCAAGAATGGCAGTAGAAAGAGAACCTGTGGAGCAGGAACCTTCCCTGCTAGTGGGAACTCTGGAGAATGCCGGTGAAGAAAATGAGATGCAAGAAACAAGGAGAGTCAACAATGGGACAGGAGAAGCAGAACATGGCCTGCCTAAATATTCTAAGCCGCTGGAAGTTCTTAAAGATGATAATGAGACAGAAGAAATTGAATATGAGCTGCGCATATTCGAAGTCCCAGAGGATCTGGGTGATGGTGAGCTAACCGGTGGGCCAGACTATATTGTAGTCATGGAACCAGAAGTGGACCAGATAGTCAGTGAGGAGGAAGAATATGAAATCAACGATACTGAAGATCAGCTAGGCATTGACACTGATAAGCAACTGAATGACGACGAGAGTGAAATCAGAGGCCAACGGAGTTGGTTGCGCAAAAATAAGGCGACAAACAATTTTGTAGTTGGAATTTTTGCCTTAACTGCTGTGATTTCAACCACTTTCTACATTTTTCATAGGAGGAAGAACAGCAGAGTAGGAGGAGCTGGGGAAGTTGGGACCCCATTCTTGTCTTGTGAAAAAGAGACTACAGAGATGGGAAGTGCTCATTCGCCAGATGGGAGAATCGATGGCGTAAATCAACCAAGGGCAGTAAGGGAAAGTCAGGAGGCTCAAACAGGACATCGTCTTGCAACTCATTCGCCAGATGGGAGAATCAATGGCGTAAATAAACCAAGGGCAGTAGGTGGAAGTCAGGTGGCTCAAACAGGACATCGTCTTGCAACTTCGAGCGTTTGCTGTAACGAGGATGCCGGGGCTAATCTGGCAGCCTCTTCCAAGGGGAACCATGATGTGACTTCAAGCCTTCACCCCAGTATGGATGCTGAGGCTAAACCCGAAGTTTCTTCCGGGAGAAGAtacagaaagaaaaatgtaaccACTTACACTAACCTTGAAGCAGTGACGCCTCCTTCAGAAAACTCTACTGCCGCATCCTTTTCATATGGGAGCTTCTATTCTCAGGGGAAATTTAAG GGAAGTGGAGATGAAGGAATGGTGACTCCTGTGAGGAGATCAAGCAGGATCCGCAAGCAAGTGTATTCTCCACGATAG